In one Mycobacterium sp. NBC_00419 genomic region, the following are encoded:
- the trpD gene encoding anthranilate phosphoribosyltransferase, whose product MTESVSHPPSDPPISTWPQLLGRLTAETDLEPGEAGWAMDQIMTGAATPAQIAAFGVSMKMKRPTAAEVRELADTMLRYAQRVPTDVIGTDTVDIVGTGGDRANTVNLSTMASIVVAAAGVPVVKHGNRAASSKSGGADMLEALGLRIDLGPEEVARSVAEVGIGFCFAPVFHPSLKYAGPPRREIGVPTVFNLLGPLTNPAGPRAGLVGCAFADLAEIMAGVFAARRCSVLVVHGDDGLDELTTTTTSTIWRVQAGTIDKLTFDPLGFGFPRARIEELVGGDAEFNAAEARNVLAGATGPVRDAVILNAAGAMVAHAGLSSHAEWLPSWEEGLGRAAEAIDSGAAEQLLARWVRFTQEL is encoded by the coding sequence GTGACCGAGTCCGTTTCGCACCCCCCGTCCGACCCCCCGATCTCGACATGGCCGCAGCTCCTGGGCCGGTTGACCGCCGAGACGGACCTCGAGCCGGGGGAGGCCGGCTGGGCCATGGACCAGATCATGACGGGAGCCGCGACACCGGCTCAGATCGCCGCCTTCGGCGTGTCGATGAAAATGAAGCGCCCGACGGCCGCCGAGGTGCGTGAGTTGGCCGACACGATGCTGCGATACGCCCAGCGGGTGCCGACCGATGTGATCGGCACCGACACCGTCGACATCGTGGGTACCGGCGGGGATCGCGCCAACACCGTCAACCTGTCGACGATGGCCTCGATCGTGGTGGCGGCCGCAGGCGTGCCGGTGGTCAAGCACGGTAACCGGGCGGCGTCGTCGAAGAGTGGTGGCGCCGACATGCTCGAGGCGCTCGGGCTGCGCATCGATCTGGGCCCCGAGGAGGTCGCCCGCAGCGTCGCCGAAGTCGGCATCGGGTTCTGCTTCGCGCCGGTCTTTCATCCCTCGCTGAAGTACGCCGGCCCGCCGCGTCGCGAGATCGGCGTCCCGACGGTGTTCAATCTGCTTGGGCCGCTGACCAATCCGGCGGGGCCGCGGGCGGGCCTGGTGGGCTGCGCGTTCGCCGACCTGGCCGAGATCATGGCCGGTGTGTTCGCCGCGCGCCGATGCAGCGTGCTGGTCGTACATGGCGACGACGGGCTCGACGAGCTGACCACCACGACGACGAGCACGATCTGGCGGGTGCAGGCCGGGACGATCGACAAGCTGACCTTCGATCCGCTGGGCTTCGGGTTCCCCCGGGCCAGGATCGAGGAGCTGGTCGGCGGGGACGCCGAGTTCAACGCCGCCGAGGCGCGCAACGTGCTCGCCGGCGCGACGGGCCCGGTCCGCGACGCGGTGATCCTCAACGCCGCGGGCGCGATGGTCGCGCATGCCGGGCTATCCAGCCACGCCGAATGGCTGCCGTCCTGGGAGGAGGGGCTGGGCCGGGCTGCCGAAGCGATCGACTCGGGGGCCGCCGAGCAGCTCCTGGCGCGTTGGGTGCGCTTCACGCAGGAGCTCTGA
- a CDS encoding glycosyltransferase family 4 protein, giving the protein MTRVLLVTNDFPPRPGGIQSYLEQFVGRLAATGEHQLTVYAPRWKGCEDYDAAAGYRVVRHPGTLMLPEPAVDRRMRALIAEHDIETVWFGAAAPLALLANRARRAGASWVVASTHGHEVGWSMLPGARSALRRIGDTTDVVTFVSDYTRGRFASAFGPKVNLQHLPSGVDTDRFRPDPAAREELRARYRLGGRPTVVCVSRLVPRKGQDMLIRALPEIRRRVEGAALVIVGGGPHADQLRRLARDGGVGEHVVFTGGVPSAELPAHYAMADVFAMPCRTRGYGLDVEGLGIVFLEASATGVPVVAGRSGGAPETVRDGETGRVVDGRSLAEIVDAVSAVLADPALAARMGEAGRRWVAQDWSWAARTARLAELLCPPAPLV; this is encoded by the coding sequence ATGACGCGAGTCCTGCTGGTCACCAATGACTTTCCGCCGCGCCCCGGCGGCATCCAGTCCTACCTCGAGCAGTTCGTCGGCCGGCTGGCCGCTACCGGTGAACACCAGCTGACGGTGTATGCCCCGCGGTGGAAGGGCTGCGAGGACTACGACGCCGCAGCCGGTTACCGGGTGGTGCGGCATCCCGGCACGCTGATGCTGCCGGAGCCGGCTGTCGACCGCCGGATGCGCGCCCTGATCGCCGAGCACGACATTGAGACGGTGTGGTTCGGTGCGGCGGCCCCGTTGGCCCTGCTGGCCAACCGTGCGCGCCGCGCCGGGGCCAGCTGGGTGGTGGCCAGCACCCACGGTCACGAGGTGGGCTGGTCCATGCTGCCGGGTGCCCGCTCGGCCCTGCGCCGCATCGGCGACACCACCGACGTGGTCACGTTCGTCAGCGACTACACCAGGGGCAGGTTCGCCTCGGCGTTCGGGCCCAAGGTCAATCTCCAGCACCTCCCGTCCGGCGTGGACACTGACCGGTTCCGTCCGGATCCCGCTGCGCGCGAGGAACTGCGTGCGCGCTACCGGCTGGGTGGACGCCCCACCGTCGTCTGCGTGTCCCGGCTGGTCCCGCGCAAGGGGCAGGACATGCTCATCCGGGCGCTGCCGGAGATCCGGCGTCGCGTCGAGGGCGCCGCGCTGGTGATCGTCGGGGGCGGTCCACACGCTGATCAGCTGCGCCGGCTGGCCCGCGACGGCGGTGTCGGCGAGCACGTGGTGTTCACCGGCGGCGTACCCAGTGCCGAGCTGCCGGCCCACTACGCGATGGCCGATGTCTTCGCGATGCCTTGTCGCACAAGGGGTTACGGACTCGACGTCGAAGGGCTGGGGATCGTGTTCCTGGAAGCCTCGGCAACCGGGGTGCCGGTGGTCGCGGGCCGGTCCGGCGGCGCGCCGGAGACCGTTCGCGACGGCGAGACCGGGCGTGTGGTCGACGGACGTTCACTAGCCGAGATCGTCGACGCTGTCAGTGCCGTGCTGGCCGACCCGGCGCTGGCCGCGCGGATGGGGGAGGCCGGGCGCCGATGGGTCGCCCAGGACTGGTCGTGGGCCGCTCGGACCGCCAGACTCGCCGAACTTCTGTGTCCGCCCGCTCCGCTCGTGTGA
- a CDS encoding AMP-dependent synthetase/ligase, translating to MREYSVPAPFTIGENDNVVSSVYEHERDDPDYVILQRLVDGAWTDVTCAEVAAQIRSAALGLIASGVQAGDRVAILSGTRYEWVILDYAILSVGGVTVPIYETSSAEQVRWVLEDSGAVAVFTETDGHTQMVAELRGELPALRTSLRVEALDELAEAAATVDGAELSRRLDGLRSEDPATLIYTSGTTGRPKGVQLTHSNLLHETRGAATCFPTLLRQHERLLVFLPLAHVLARALSMTAFANKVTLGYTSDIKNLVPMLQVFKPTIVVSVPRVFEKVYNTAELNARDSGKGRIFDLAVKTAIAYSEALEAGGQERSDSGKGSGGPNLVLKAGHAVFDRLVYGKLRAALGGDCHAAISGGAPLGKRLGHFYRGVGLSIYEGYGLTETSAAITVNRIGELKVGSVGKLVPGNSMTIAGDGELLVKGGVVFSGYWRNEKATGEAIVDGWFHTGDLASIDSEGFLSITGRKKEIIVTAGGKNVAPAVLEDALRAHPLISQAMAVGDKQPFIGALIAIDPEAFDVWKQHHGKSAEASVGDLREDPDLLGEIELAIKDANQHVSHAESIRKFRILPCDFTVLTGELTPTLKVKRNVVAEKFADEIDAIYAK from the coding sequence GTGCGTGAGTACAGCGTTCCGGCGCCGTTCACCATCGGCGAGAACGACAACGTCGTCAGCTCGGTCTACGAACACGAGCGCGACGATCCGGACTATGTGATCCTGCAGCGCCTGGTCGACGGCGCCTGGACCGACGTGACGTGTGCCGAGGTGGCCGCCCAGATCCGCTCGGCGGCGCTGGGATTGATCGCGTCAGGCGTGCAGGCCGGCGACCGGGTGGCGATCCTGTCCGGGACCCGCTACGAGTGGGTGATCCTGGACTACGCGATCCTGTCCGTCGGCGGCGTCACCGTGCCGATCTACGAGACCTCCTCGGCCGAGCAGGTGCGGTGGGTGCTGGAGGACTCCGGCGCCGTGGCGGTGTTCACCGAGACCGACGGGCATACGCAGATGGTCGCCGAGTTGCGCGGCGAGCTGCCCGCGCTGCGCACGTCGCTGCGGGTCGAGGCGCTCGACGAGCTCGCCGAGGCCGCCGCCACGGTGGACGGCGCCGAACTCAGCCGCCGGCTCGACGGTCTGCGCTCGGAAGATCCGGCCACGCTGATCTACACCTCGGGCACCACCGGCAGGCCCAAGGGCGTGCAGTTGACGCACTCCAACCTGTTGCACGAGACACGTGGCGCCGCAACGTGTTTCCCAACCCTGCTGCGACAGCACGAACGGCTGCTGGTGTTCCTGCCGCTGGCGCACGTGCTGGCCCGCGCGCTGTCGATGACCGCGTTCGCCAACAAGGTCACGCTGGGCTACACCAGCGACATCAAGAACCTGGTTCCGATGCTGCAGGTCTTCAAGCCCACCATCGTGGTATCGGTGCCGCGGGTCTTCGAAAAGGTCTACAACACAGCGGAATTGAATGCCCGCGACAGCGGGAAGGGCCGGATCTTCGACCTGGCGGTCAAGACCGCGATCGCGTACAGCGAAGCGCTGGAGGCCGGCGGGCAGGAGCGAAGCGACTCGGGGAAAGGATCCGGCGGGCCCAACCTGGTGCTCAAAGCCGGGCACGCGGTGTTCGACCGGCTGGTCTACGGCAAGCTGCGCGCCGCCCTCGGCGGTGACTGCCACGCGGCGATCTCCGGCGGCGCGCCGCTGGGCAAGCGGCTCGGTCACTTCTACCGGGGCGTGGGGCTGTCGATCTACGAGGGCTACGGGCTGACCGAGACCAGCGCCGCGATCACGGTGAACCGCATCGGTGAACTCAAGGTCGGCTCCGTCGGAAAGCTGGTGCCGGGCAACAGCATGACGATCGCCGGCGACGGTGAGTTGCTGGTCAAGGGCGGCGTGGTGTTCAGCGGGTACTGGCGCAACGAGAAGGCCACCGGAGAGGCGATCGTCGACGGGTGGTTCCACACCGGCGATCTGGCCAGCATCGACTCCGAGGGATTTCTGTCGATCACCGGCCGCAAGAAGGAGATCATCGTCACCGCAGGCGGCAAGAACGTCGCACCCGCGGTGCTCGAGGACGCGCTGCGGGCGCATCCCCTGATCAGCCAGGCGATGGCCGTCGGGGACAAGCAGCCGTTCATCGGTGCGCTGATCGCCATCGACCCGGAAGCCTTCGACGTCTGGAAGCAGCACCACGGCAAGTCCGCCGAGGCGTCGGTGGGAGACCTCCGCGAGGACCCGGACCTGCTGGGCGAGATCGAACTGGCCATCAAGGACGCCAATCAGCATGTGTCCCATGCCGAGTCGATCCGCAAGTTCCGGATTCTGCCGTGCGACTTCACGGTGCTCACCGGCGAGCTCACCCCGACCCTGAAGGTCAAGCGCAACGTCGTCGCCGAGAAGTTCGCCGACGAGATCGACGCGATCTACGCCAAGTAG
- the ripC gene encoding peptidoglycan hydrolase RipC: MRFDRSSLTKSVLRRHVVGGIAGLLFASAVITGTVHADPAEDGVAKLNELSRQAEQLTESMHSAQLDLDKKLQVQAAAEKQHVDDLAAVDTAKTQLATYQVSVDKFAAAMYMGGRMDGFNAILTAESPQGLIDKMAVQKVMSTEMTAQMQSYRRLSDETVKAEAASAKSAADAKTAAEQAAAVRADLQRKQSQLQVQIAIVKSRYQTLTPDQRTALAAPGPVPPPEILAAPAPEALPPIDAPPPPPEAAEVIPMAAVPSPGEGSGEGSIAVQAALTRIGDPYVWGGSGPNQFDCSGLVMWAFQQAGIFLPHSSQALAAGGQPVSMDQMQPGDVVNYYSDASHSAIYIGDGMMVHASTFGVPVRVAPVNNAPIYNIRRY; encoded by the coding sequence TTGAGGTTTGATCGCAGCTCCCTGACGAAAAGCGTTCTTCGGCGCCATGTAGTCGGTGGGATCGCGGGCCTCCTGTTCGCCTCGGCCGTTATCACCGGCACTGTGCACGCAGACCCCGCTGAAGACGGGGTGGCAAAGCTCAATGAGCTGTCCCGGCAGGCCGAGCAGCTCACCGAATCCATGCATTCCGCTCAGCTTGATCTTGACAAGAAGCTGCAAGTCCAGGCTGCCGCCGAGAAGCAGCATGTTGACGACCTGGCCGCCGTCGATACCGCCAAGACGCAGCTGGCTACCTATCAGGTGTCGGTCGACAAGTTTGCTGCGGCCATGTACATGGGCGGCCGGATGGACGGGTTCAACGCCATCCTGACCGCCGAGTCACCGCAGGGCCTGATCGACAAGATGGCCGTCCAGAAGGTCATGTCCACCGAGATGACCGCGCAGATGCAGAGCTACCGGCGGCTGTCCGACGAGACTGTCAAGGCCGAGGCGGCTTCTGCCAAGTCGGCGGCCGACGCCAAGACCGCCGCCGAACAGGCCGCCGCGGTCCGCGCTGACCTGCAGCGCAAGCAGTCGCAGTTGCAGGTGCAGATCGCCATCGTCAAGTCTCGCTACCAGACGTTGACACCGGATCAGCGGACCGCGCTGGCCGCACCCGGCCCCGTCCCGCCGCCGGAGATTCTGGCCGCGCCCGCTCCCGAGGCGCTGCCGCCGATCGACGCGCCGCCGCCACCCCCGGAGGCCGCCGAGGTCATCCCGATGGCTGCCGTGCCGTCGCCCGGTGAAGGTTCCGGAGAAGGTTCAATCGCCGTGCAGGCTGCCCTGACCCGAATCGGGGACCCCTACGTCTGGGGCGGCTCCGGTCCGAACCAGTTCGACTGCTCCGGCCTGGTGATGTGGGCCTTCCAGCAGGCCGGCATCTTCCTGCCCCATTCCAGCCAGGCGCTGGCCGCCGGCGGTCAGCCGGTGTCGATGGACCAGATGCAGCCCGGCGACGTCGTGAACTACTACTCCGACGCATCGCACTCGGCGATCTACATCGGCGACGGGATGATGGTTCACGCGTCGACATTCGGCGTACCGGTGCGCGTTGCCCCGGTGAACAACGCACCGATCTACAACATCCGCCGGTACTGA
- a CDS encoding cutinase family protein, which translates to MYTPPLFRALAAVVLAAATLVTAVPAAADDGCPDVEVIFARGTGEPPGPGRVGQAFADALAPQLGGRSLGVYGVNYPASLNFLAAAAGADDAAARIADMGLRCPQTRLVLGGFSQGAAAVSMLAGVPPVGDRIGSIGSAAPLPPDAAGRVAAVAVFGNPGARFGAPLSSTGAFAGRAIDVCVPGDPICSNGRERAAHSAYELPPYPQQAANFVAGLI; encoded by the coding sequence ATGTACACCCCGCCACTGTTCAGGGCGCTGGCCGCCGTGGTGCTGGCGGCCGCGACCCTGGTGACCGCCGTCCCGGCGGCGGCCGACGACGGCTGCCCCGACGTCGAGGTCATCTTCGCCCGCGGCACCGGCGAACCGCCCGGACCCGGGCGGGTGGGTCAGGCCTTCGCCGATGCCCTGGCCCCGCAACTCGGGGGCCGCTCGCTGGGCGTCTACGGCGTCAACTACCCGGCGAGCCTGAATTTCCTGGCCGCGGCGGCAGGCGCCGACGACGCGGCGGCGCGCATCGCCGACATGGGCCTGCGGTGCCCGCAGACCAGGCTGGTACTCGGCGGCTTCTCCCAGGGAGCGGCCGCGGTGTCGATGCTGGCCGGGGTGCCGCCGGTCGGCGACCGCATCGGCAGCATCGGGTCGGCCGCCCCGCTGCCGCCCGATGCGGCCGGCCGCGTCGCCGCGGTCGCGGTGTTCGGCAACCCGGGCGCCCGCTTCGGCGCTCCACTGAGCAGCACCGGTGCATTCGCGGGCCGCGCCATCGACGTGTGTGTGCCGGGTGACCCGATCTGCTCCAACGGCCGCGAACGTGCCGCGCACAGCGCCTACGAACTGCCGCCCTACCCGCAGCAGGCAGCCAACTTCGTCGCCGGGCTGATCTAG
- the ctaE gene encoding aa3-type cytochrome oxidase subunit III: MTSAVGTSGTAITSRVHSLNRPNMVSVGTIVWLSSELMFFAGLFAMYFTARAQAGGVWPPPPTELNLYQAVPVTLVLIASSFTCQMGVFAAERGDVFGLRRWYTITLAMGTFFVLGQAYEYYHLITHGTTIPSSAYGSVFYLATGFHGLHVVGGLVAFVLLLLRTRMAKFTPAQATAAIVVSYYWHFVDIVWIALFATIYFIR; encoded by the coding sequence GTGACGAGCGCTGTTGGCACTTCGGGAACTGCGATCACATCGCGCGTACATTCGCTGAACCGGCCGAATATGGTCAGTGTTGGCACCATCGTGTGGCTTTCCAGTGAGTTGATGTTCTTTGCTGGACTGTTCGCGATGTACTTCACTGCCCGTGCTCAGGCCGGCGGGGTATGGCCGCCGCCACCGACCGAGCTGAACTTGTATCAGGCGGTACCGGTGACGCTGGTGCTGATCGCGTCATCATTCACCTGCCAGATGGGTGTGTTCGCGGCCGAACGCGGTGACGTGTTCGGGCTGCGCCGCTGGTACACGATCACCCTGGCGATGGGCACCTTCTTCGTGCTCGGCCAGGCCTACGAGTACTACCACCTGATCACCCACGGGACCACGATCCCGAGCAGCGCCTACGGCAGCGTCTTCTACCTGGCAACCGGCTTCCACGGCCTGCACGTCGTCGGTGGTCTGGTGGCCTTCGTGCTCCTGCTGCTGCGCACCCGAATGGCCAAGTTCACGCCGGCGCAGGCGACTGCGGCGATCGTGGTGTCCTACTACTGGCACTTCGTTGACATCGTGTGGATCGCCCTGTTCGCGACGATCTACTTCATCCGTTGA
- a CDS encoding acyltransferase family protein, whose product MLVSQVDVRRCRPRTDSLTGLRAVAALLVVGTHAAFATGTLSHGYVGAMAARLEIGVAIFFALSGFLLFGPWVTAAATSAPAPAAADYARRRMRRIMPAYVVTVLLAYAVYSVFSAGPNPGQSWAGLARHLTLTQIYTDNYLLTYLHRGLSQTWSLAVEVSFYALLPAIAWVLTTVLCADRWRPARLLTGLAGLASISLVWQLVVSGTDWLPNSAGMWLPAHLAAFAGGMALAVLAEMGVRCPARIALPVALCGFLVVCTPLAGSITMGPVQIWEPLTKTALYAVVAALAVAPLALGDRGLVHRLLASKPMVWLGEISYEIFLLHVLVMALVLAEVLRWPLFTGSMTGLLAATLVLTIPLAWLLRRLTARAYLA is encoded by the coding sequence GTGTTAGTCAGCCAGGTCGACGTTCGGCGTTGCCGTCCCCGGACCGACTCGCTGACCGGACTGCGCGCGGTGGCGGCGCTGCTGGTGGTGGGCACGCACGCGGCCTTCGCGACCGGCACGCTGTCGCACGGCTACGTCGGCGCCATGGCGGCGCGCCTGGAGATCGGGGTCGCGATCTTCTTCGCGCTGTCCGGATTCCTTCTGTTCGGCCCGTGGGTCACGGCGGCCGCCACCAGCGCACCGGCTCCGGCGGCGGCCGACTATGCGCGCCGGCGAATGCGTCGCATCATGCCGGCCTACGTCGTGACCGTATTGCTGGCCTACGCCGTGTATTCGGTCTTCTCCGCCGGGCCCAACCCCGGACAGAGCTGGGCCGGCCTGGCCCGCCATCTCACGCTGACCCAGATCTACACCGACAACTATCTGCTGACCTACCTGCACCGCGGCCTGTCCCAGACCTGGAGTCTCGCTGTCGAGGTGAGCTTCTATGCGCTGCTGCCGGCCATCGCGTGGGTGCTGACCACCGTCCTGTGCGCTGACCGGTGGCGCCCGGCGCGCCTGCTGACGGGTCTGGCCGGGCTGGCCTCGATCAGCCTGGTGTGGCAGCTCGTGGTGAGCGGCACCGACTGGCTGCCCAACTCCGCAGGCATGTGGTTGCCCGCCCATCTCGCGGCCTTCGCAGGCGGCATGGCGCTGGCCGTCCTGGCCGAGATGGGAGTCCGTTGTCCGGCGCGGATCGCGCTACCCGTCGCGCTGTGCGGTTTCCTCGTGGTGTGCACGCCACTGGCCGGGTCGATCACCATGGGACCGGTACAGATCTGGGAGCCGCTGACCAAGACCGCTCTCTACGCCGTGGTGGCGGCGTTGGCCGTGGCGCCACTGGCATTGGGCGACCGCGGACTGGTCCACCGCCTGCTCGCCAGCAAGCCGATGGTCTGGCTGGGTGAGATCTCCTACGAGATCTTCCTTCTCCACGTGCTGGTGATGGCCCTCGTGCTCGCCGAGGTGCTGCGCTGGCCACTGTTCACCGGCTCGATGACCGGGTTGCTCGCTGCCACGCTCGTGCTCACGATTCCGCTGGCGTGGCTGTTACGCCGGCTGACGGCCCGCGCCTACTTGGCGTAG
- a CDS encoding polyketide cyclase / dehydrase and lipid transport, with translation MHSIQIADETFVAADPAAVGRAVSDPAGWRRWWPDLRLEVVEDRADKGVRWTVAGPLTGTMEIWLEPVLDGVLLHYFLHAEPTGAAAWQLAKMNLPKLTHQRRVAGKRMAFEVKAALEAARPVGVAPQR, from the coding sequence ATGCACAGCATCCAGATCGCCGACGAGACCTTCGTCGCCGCGGATCCGGCCGCCGTCGGCCGCGCGGTGTCCGATCCGGCGGGATGGCGGAGATGGTGGCCGGACCTGCGCCTGGAGGTCGTCGAGGACCGCGCCGACAAAGGGGTGCGCTGGACGGTCGCAGGGCCGCTGACCGGCACCATGGAGATCTGGCTGGAACCCGTGCTCGACGGTGTTCTGCTGCACTACTTCCTGCACGCCGAGCCGACCGGTGCGGCGGCCTGGCAGCTGGCGAAGATGAACCTGCCCAAGCTGACCCACCAGCGCCGGGTGGCCGGCAAGCGGATGGCCTTCGAGGTCAAAGCCGCGCTGGAGGCGGCCCGTCCGGTGGGGGTCGCCCCCCAGCGGTGA